The following proteins come from a genomic window of Streptomyces sp. GS7:
- the uvrC gene encoding excinuclease ABC subunit UvrC, with amino-acid sequence MADPSSYRPKPGQIPDSPGVYKFRDEHGRVIYVGKAKSLRQRLANYFQDLAGLHPRTRTMVTTAASVEWTVVSTEVEALQLEYTWIKEFDPRFNVKYRDDKSYPYLAVTLNEEFPRVQVMRGAKKKGVRYFGPYGHAWAIRETVDLMLRVFPVRTCSAGVFKRSAQIGRPCLLGYIGKCSAPCVGRISPEEHRELAEEFCDFMAGRTGAYLRRLERRMQEAAEEMEYERAARLRDDIGALRRAMEKSAVVLADATDADLIAVAEDELEAAVQIFHVRGGRVRGQRGWVTDKVEAVTTAGLVEHALQQLYGEEQGDAVPKEVLVPALPEPVEPIAQWLSQRRGSLVSLRIPQRGDKKDLMATVGRNAEQALALHKTKRASDLTTRSRALEEIAQALGLDTVPLRIECFDISHLQGDDVVASMVVFEDGLARKSEYRRFQIKGFAGQDDVRSMHEVIGRRFRRYLQEKQKSGEWTQEPSDGAPTEADGVPTEAGAPAETGAPAETGAPAETGLPTEVDGAPDAVDGRLTDDDGRPKRFAYPPQLVVVDGGAPQVAAARRAMDELGIDDVAVCGLAKRLEEVWLPDEDDPVVLPRSSEGLYLLQRVRDEAHRFAITYQRSKRTKRLKASPLDAVAGLGETRRQALLKHFGSLKKLRAATVDEICEVPGVGRKTAETVAAALAAAAPSAPAVNTATGEIIEDDEAPPAALSAERGQDR; translated from the coding sequence ATGGCAGACCCCAGCAGCTACCGACCCAAGCCGGGACAGATCCCCGACTCGCCGGGGGTCTATAAATTCCGCGACGAGCACGGCCGGGTCATCTACGTCGGCAAGGCCAAGAGCCTGCGCCAGCGCCTGGCCAACTACTTCCAGGACCTGGCCGGCCTCCATCCGCGTACGCGCACGATGGTCACCACCGCCGCGTCCGTCGAGTGGACCGTGGTCTCCACCGAGGTCGAGGCGCTCCAGCTCGAATACACCTGGATCAAGGAGTTCGACCCCCGGTTCAACGTCAAGTACCGCGATGACAAGAGCTATCCGTATCTCGCGGTGACGCTCAACGAAGAGTTCCCCCGCGTCCAGGTGATGCGCGGCGCCAAGAAGAAGGGCGTGCGCTATTTCGGCCCGTACGGGCACGCCTGGGCCATCCGCGAGACCGTCGACCTGATGCTGCGCGTCTTCCCCGTAAGGACGTGCTCCGCGGGCGTCTTCAAGCGCTCCGCCCAGATCGGCCGCCCCTGCCTGCTCGGCTACATCGGCAAGTGCTCGGCCCCCTGCGTCGGCCGGATCTCTCCTGAGGAGCACCGCGAACTCGCCGAGGAGTTCTGCGACTTCATGGCCGGCCGCACCGGCGCGTACCTCCGTCGCCTGGAGCGCCGGATGCAGGAGGCGGCCGAGGAGATGGAGTACGAGCGCGCCGCCCGGCTGCGGGACGACATAGGCGCGCTCCGGCGGGCGATGGAGAAGAGCGCCGTGGTGCTCGCCGACGCCACCGACGCCGACCTGATCGCCGTCGCCGAGGACGAACTCGAAGCCGCCGTCCAGATCTTCCACGTCCGCGGCGGCCGGGTGCGCGGCCAGCGCGGCTGGGTCACCGACAAGGTCGAGGCCGTCACCACCGCCGGCCTCGTGGAGCACGCCCTCCAGCAGCTGTACGGGGAGGAGCAGGGCGACGCGGTTCCGAAGGAGGTGCTGGTCCCGGCGCTGCCCGAGCCGGTCGAGCCGATCGCCCAGTGGCTCTCCCAGCGCCGCGGCTCCCTGGTCTCGCTGCGCATCCCGCAGCGCGGTGACAAGAAGGACCTGATGGCCACGGTCGGGCGCAACGCCGAGCAGGCGCTCGCCCTGCACAAGACCAAGCGCGCCTCCGACCTGACCACCCGCTCCCGCGCCCTGGAGGAGATCGCCCAGGCCCTCGGCCTGGACACGGTCCCGCTGCGTATCGAGTGCTTCGACATCTCGCACCTCCAGGGCGATGACGTCGTCGCCTCGATGGTGGTGTTCGAGGACGGTCTCGCCCGGAAGAGCGAATACCGCCGCTTCCAGATCAAGGGCTTCGCGGGTCAGGACGATGTGCGCTCCATGCACGAGGTCATCGGCCGCCGCTTCAGGCGCTACCTCCAGGAGAAGCAGAAGTCGGGGGAGTGGACGCAGGAGCCGTCCGACGGCGCCCCCACGGAGGCCGACGGCGTCCCCACGGAAGCCGGCGCCCCCGCCGAGACCGGCGCCCCCGCCGAGACCGGCGCCCCCGCCGAGACCGGCCTCCCCACGGAGGTCGATGGCGCCCCGGACGCCGTGGACGGCCGCCTCACCGACGACGACGGCCGCCCCAAGCGGTTCGCCTATCCGCCCCAGCTCGTGGTCGTCGACGGCGGCGCCCCCCAGGTGGCGGCGGCCCGCCGCGCCATGGACGAGCTCGGGATCGACGATGTCGCGGTCTGCGGCCTGGCCAAGCGCCTCGAAGAGGTCTGGCTGCCCGATGAGGACGACCCGGTCGTGCTGCCGCGCAGCAGCGAGGGGCTCTATCTGCTCCAGCGGGTCCGCGACGAGGCGCACCGCTTCGCGATCACGTACCAGCGCAGCAAGCGCACCAAGCGGCTGAAGGCGTCCCCGCTCGACGCCGTCGCGGGGCTGGGCGAGACCCGCCGCCAGGCACTCCTGAAGCAT